A section of the Anabaena cylindrica PCC 7122 genome encodes:
- a CDS encoding type II toxin-antitoxin system death-on-curing family toxin, which translates to MNEPTWLTEQMVLAIHEDLISQYGGLSGVRDSPNLAASLARPRHRFSYQPEVSLLELAAAYGFALCKNHLFADGNKRTAFMAMYVFLGVNAYGFNAPEQEIVLVMESLASGEIDENALQVWLGKYAGQLL; encoded by the coding sequence GTGAATGAACCAACCTGGCTAACTGAACAGATGGTGCTTGCTATCCATGAGGATTTGATTTCTCAGTATGGTGGGTTATCTGGGGTGAGAGATAGCCCTAATTTAGCAGCAAGTTTAGCCCGTCCCCGGCATCGGTTTTCCTATCAGCCGGAAGTTTCGCTCCTGGAATTAGCAGCGGCTTATGGTTTTGCTTTGTGTAAAAATCATCTGTTTGCGGATGGCAATAAGCGTACAGCTTTTATGGCGATGTATGTTTTTTTGGGTGTGAATGCTTATGGTTTCAATGCACCAGAGCAAGAGATAGTATTAGTGATGGAGAGTTTAGCATCTGGGGAAATTGACGAAAATGCTTTGCAGGTTTGGTTAGGAAAATATGCTGGTCAATTGCTATGA
- a CDS encoding AbrB/MazE/SpoVT family DNA-binding domain-containing protein, which produces MIQTLKLRKIGNSVGVTFSKELLEKLNLSEGDTIFVTETEHGLQLSPYDPEFEKAMAIYRQGSQKFRQALKELAK; this is translated from the coding sequence ATGATCCAAACCTTAAAGTTACGCAAAATTGGTAATTCAGTAGGGGTGACTTTTTCTAAGGAGTTGTTAGAAAAACTCAATCTTTCCGAAGGAGATACCATATTTGTGACGGAAACTGAACATGGACTCCAGCTTAGTCCTTATGATCCTGAGTTTGAGAAAGCAATGGCCATCTATCGGCAAGGTAGCCAGAAGTTTCGTCAGGCATTGAAGGAACTCGCTAAGTGA
- a CDS encoding site-specific integrase, whose product MVLNDDYSPVIPIYDYLRYLENKNYSPNTIKAYARNLKLYWEFLES is encoded by the coding sequence ATGGTTTTAAATGATGATTACTCTCCCGTAATTCCAATCTATGACTATCTGCGTTACTTAGAAAATAAAAATTACTCACCAAACACGATAAAAGCTTACGCTAGAAATCTGAAGCTTTATTGGGAGTTTTTGGAATCATGA
- a CDS encoding nucleotidyltransferase family protein, which yields MKRETLIAFLKAHGAEIRGYGVKSLALFGSVARDEATAKSDIDLLVEFEGKVTFDCYMDLKFFLEDSLGCPVDVVSKKMLKPQIRDAVETEAIYVS from the coding sequence ATGAAACGAGAAACTTTAATCGCTTTTTTAAAAGCTCATGGGGCAGAAATTCGTGGTTATGGTGTAAAGTCTCTGGCTTTATTTGGTTCGGTAGCAAGGGATGAAGCCACGGCTAAAAGTGATATTGATTTATTAGTAGAGTTTGAGGGCAAGGTGACGTTTGACTGTTACATGGACTTAAAGTTTTTTCTGGAGGATAGTTTGGGATGTCCCGTAGATGTAGTTAGCAAGAAGATGTTAAAGCCTCAAATTAGAGATGCTGTTGAAACAGAGGCAATCTATGTCTCGTAG